In the Sandaracinus amylolyticus genome, CCGACGCGGGCTGCGAGAGCGACGCGCCGGTCGCGTCGGCGCCGGGGCCGAGCCTCGCGGTCAGTCCTTCGGTGCCGGGGCCCGGCGGCGTCGGTGTGTCGCTCCAGCTCGCGTTCTGAACGACACTGCGATCGCATGCGCTGCTCCTCGCTGCTCGTCGTGCTCGCGGTGGCGCTCTCGATCGCGTGCGGCGGCCCGCGGATGCGCGAGGGCGAGCTCTTCGCGGGGCGACCCGCGGGGCCGCCGAGCATGGCGTCGTTGCCCGATCCCGACGTCGTCGACGAGGAGCTGAGCCCGCGCATGCGGCACGCGATGGAGCTCGCGCGCGACGCGTTCGACATCGCGGCGCCCGCGCCGGCGCCGAGCCGTGCGGCGCTCGATCTGACGGAGTGGAGCGAGGGCCCGCTGCGCGAGTGGCTCGACCGGAAGAGCGCGGCGATCGAAGCGGCGCGCGCCGAGCTCGACGCGGCGGCGGAGGAGCAGCATCGACAGCGCATCATCGCGGGCGCGCTGGTCGGTCTGCTCTACGAGGATGTGCTGCGGGTGCTGCGCAGGCGGCCGATGCCCGACGATCTCGACGACGAGCCGGAGATCCTCGACGTGTACCGCGAGTCGCTGGAGAGCCAGGCGCGGCCGTGGCTCGAGACGGCGCGACGCGCCTATCGAGCGTGTGCGGCGAACGCTCGAGAGCCGGAGTCGATGCGGCACTTCTCGGCATTCTGCGAGGCGCGGGAGATGGGGCTGCCGTCGGGGATGGAGAGTGGAGAGTCGACGGTGGAAGTGATTCGAGACTGATGAGGTCTCGGCGAGGGGCGGGGGTGAGGGGGTCCGGCGCTCGGGTGATCGCGGCTGCCTTTCGGTGGCGGAGTGAGCGTCGGGTGGCGGAGGGTCGATCGCGGCGCGCGCGTTGCGCTCTGCCGCGCTCGACCTGATCAGCGTGTGGTCGGCGTCGTGGGGCCCCGCGCTCACGAGAGCGCCGGACCCCCTCACCCCCGCCCCGGCACGCGGCGTCTGCCGTCTCGCTGGGTGAGGCTTCGGAGAGCTCGCGACCGGTCGGCGCTTCGCCGCCGCCCGGACGCTCGCGGGTAGCAGCGCGCGCTGCGCGCGCGACTGGAGCCGAATGGGATGAGCACGACTGCCTCGAACGCGCGCGCGAGGCGCGCGTTCGAGTTCTTGCGACGTGCCTTCTCTCGATCGAGGCCAATCGATCTGCAGTCGCGCCGATCAGTCGTCGCTCGCCGACATCGATCGCCTCGTCGATCACGACCGCGCGCGCCACGACGCTCTTCCTCGCTTCGACCGACTCGTCTTTCGTGCTCGGCTCGGAGCTCGCGGTCGACGGGGGTCTCACGCAGCGCTGATCACGCGAGGCCACTCGCGACGTCCAGCACGAGCCATCGATGCGCCTACTGGACGTCGCAGCCCCCTCCCAGCTACGTTCCGCGGCGGAATGTTGGATCGCGAGCTCGTCGAAGCGGTGAAGCTGGCGCGGGAGGCGGGACGCATCCTCCTCGAGATCTACGCCACCGATTTCGGTGTCGAGATGAAGGGCGAGTCGGACCCGGTCACCGAGGCCGATCGTCGCGTCAACGCGTTCCTCACCGCGCGCCTCCACGAGTCGTTCCCCACCGACCTCGTCGTCGCGGAGGAGAGCGCGACCGAGGGCAAGCAGAGCGGCGGTCGCTGCTGGTTCGTCGATCCGCTCGACGGCACCAAGGAGTTCATCGCGAAGAACGGCGAGTTCAGCGTGATGATCGGTCTCGCGATCGACGGCGACGCGCAGCTCGGCGTCGTGTACCAGCCGACGACCGGCAAGCTCTGGCGCGGCGTCGTCGGCGACGGCGCGTTCCTCGAGCAGGGCGACAAGACGTACGTGCTGCGCCCGAGCGAGATCGCGGATCCCTCGCAGATGCGCCTCGTCGTCTCGCGCTCGCACCGCTCGAAGTCGACCGACGCGCTCGTGCAGCGCCTCGGCATCACGCAGGAAGCGGTGAGCGGCTCGGTCGGGCTCAAGGTCGGTCTGATCGCCGAGCGCAAGGCCGACCTCTACGTGCACCTCTCGGGCAAGACGAGCGCGTGGGACGCGTGCGCGCCCGAGGCGATCCTCCGCGCGGCGGGCGGCACCTTCACCGATCTCGAGGGCCGTCAGATCCAGTACGGCACCGGCGAGCTGAAGAACCATCGCGGCATCCTCGCGTGCAACCGCAAGGGCTTCGAGAAGGTGCTGCCGGTGGTGAGCGCGATCGCGCGCGAGGCCGGGCTCATCACCTGAGCCGCGCGCCCGATCCGAAGGTGCTCGCGAAGCAGCGCGCCGCGCGCGAGATCGAGCGCGTGGCACGCGTGAAGGCGCGCGAGATCGAGCACGAGAAGCGCGCGCGCGAGGTCGAGGACGAGCTCGCCGCGCTGAAGAAGAAGCTCGGCCGCGACTGAGCGCGAACGTCCGCGCCGTGATGGCCGCGCGTCGGCGATCCGTGTCGGGACGACCCCGTGCCGCGGCGTTGGGCTCGGCGTGCCGGCGCTCATGCTCGGCGCGGTGCGGGGGAGCTTCCGAGCAGGGGTCTGGTCGTTCGTTCTCGCGGGATGTGTTCTCGCGCCGATCGACCTCGCGGACCGTGGGTGTCCGTGCACCGATGGCTGGGTCTGCGACGAGGCGCGCAACCGATGCGTGCCGGTCGGAGATGCCGGGGTCTCCGGCGACCCATGCAACGCGCTGGACGACGACGCCGACGAGCGCATCGACGAGGGCCCCGACCTGTGCGGGGCACCGGCGCGCGCGACGGTCGAGTGCGTGTCGGGCACATGCGTGCTCACGTGTGCGCCCGGCGCCGCCGACTGCAACGACACGATCCAGGACGGCTGCGAGGCCGACCTCAACGACGTGACGAGCTGCGGCGCGTGCGGTGTCGCGTGCACGGATCCGACGCCGTTCTGCCTCGACGCGGGAGACGGCACGTTCGTGTGCACCGACGAGTGCGAGGCCGATCGCACCGTGTGCGGCTCGAGCTGCGTCGACCTCTCGACGAGCGTCTCGCACTGCGGTGGCTGCGAACAGCCGTGCGAGCTCCGCACCGGTGTGCTCAGCCAGTGCATCGACGGCTCGTGCGTGTACGCGTGCGCGCAGGGACGCGCCGACTGCGACGACGAGCGGCGCGACTGCGAGACCGACGTCTCGACCGTCGCGGCGTGCGGCGCGTGCAACTCGCCCTGCGTCACCGAGCACACCACGCCGGCGTGCGTGGAGGCCGAGTGCGAGATCCGCTCGTGCCAGGAAGGCTGGGCCGACTGCGATCTCGACGCCGCCGACGGCTGCGAGACGAACCTCCGCACCCTCGACGACTGCGGCACGTGCCACACCCCGTGCGGCTTCGATCACGCGACCGCGTCGTGCGCGACCGGCACCTGCACGATGGGCGCGTGCGAGCCCGGCTTCGGCGACTGCACCGCCGCGCCGGGATGCGAGACCGACCTCTCGCTCGAGGCGTCGTGCGGCGCGTGCGGCGTGACCTGCGAGGCGGGCACCTCGTGCGACGCGGGCAGCTGCGTCTCGCCGAGCGACGTCGCGGAGGTCGTCGCCGGCGACGCGTTCGCGTGCGCGCGCATCGGCGACGGTCGCGTCGCGTGCTGGGGCGCCGACGAGAGCGGACAGCTCGGCAACGGCGCGGCGAGCGCGAGCACCACCGCGGTGTTGATCGACGGGATCACCGACGCGATCGATCTCGCGGCCGGTGCGCGCCACGCGTGCGCCGTGAGGAGCACCGGCGAGGTCCTGTGCTGGGGAGACAACGACCGGCGCCAGCTCGGGCTCAGCGGGTCGGGCGGAGACCAGCCGAGCCCCGTCGCAGTGCGCGGGCTGACCAGCGTGGTGCAGGTCGCGCTCGGCGACGAGCACTCGTGTGTGCGTCGCGACGACGGGACCATCGCGTGCTGGGGCCGCAACGACCGCGGCCAGCTCGGTGTCGGCAGCGCGGGCGGGGATCGCGCCTCGCCCACCAACGTCCCGGGCCTCGGGAACGTCTTCGATCTCGACGCGGGCGACGCTCACACCTGCGCGGTGCAGAGCACCGGCGAGATCCGGTGCTGGGGCGACAACGCGCGCGGTCAGCTCGGCGACGGCACGACGACGCAGCGTTCCTCGCCGACCGCGGTGCTCGGGATCTCGGTCGCGCGCTCCATCGCGCTCGGCGCCGACTTCACCTGCGCGGTGGCGACCGACGGTCGCGCGGGCTGCTGGGGCGCCGGCGACGCGGGGCAGCTCGGCGACGGCGGCACGCTCGATCGCGCGTACGCCGACCTCGTGCCGGGCATCACGACCGCCGGATGGATCGCGGCCGGCGACGATCACGCGTGCGTGCGCCTCGCCGACGGAAACGCGATGTGCTGGGGCTCGAACGCGAGCGGTCAGCTCGGCGACGGAACGCGCGTCGGTGGTGCGCCGCGCCTGGTGGGCATGCTCACCGAAGCGGCCGCGGTCGCCGCGGGCGCGTCGCACACGTGCGCGGTGCGCGAGGACGGCGCCGCGAAGTGCTGGGGCGACGGGGCGAGCGGCCGTCTCGGCGACGGCGGCACCGCCGATCAGCTCTCGCCGGTCACGGTGCTGGGCCTGCCCTGACGAGCGCTACGGAATCCGTAGCGCTCACTCCGGAGGAGGAGGCTCCGCGAGCGGCGCGGTCATGATCTCCTCGGGGTCGAGGACGCCGTCCCCGTCGAGGTCCCGCCGCAGCGTCATCGCGCTCTGCACACCCGTGCGCAGCGCGGGGAGTCGATCCGCGTTCGTGGTCGCGTCGATGCGCACCACGCCGTCGACCGCGGGGATCGTCGAGAGCTCGAGCCCCGGCGTGAGCAGCGTGCGATCGACCGCGAGGAGCAGACCGCCCGCGTCGGGCGTCACGTCGAACGTGCCCTCGAG is a window encoding:
- a CDS encoding 3'(2'),5'-bisphosphate nucleotidase CysQ family protein — its product is MLDRELVEAVKLAREAGRILLEIYATDFGVEMKGESDPVTEADRRVNAFLTARLHESFPTDLVVAEESATEGKQSGGRCWFVDPLDGTKEFIAKNGEFSVMIGLAIDGDAQLGVVYQPTTGKLWRGVVGDGAFLEQGDKTYVLRPSEIADPSQMRLVVSRSHRSKSTDALVQRLGITQEAVSGSVGLKVGLIAERKADLYVHLSGKTSAWDACAPEAILRAAGGTFTDLEGRQIQYGTGELKNHRGILACNRKGFEKVLPVVSAIAREAGLIT